One Melanotaenia boesemani isolate fMelBoe1 chromosome 8, fMelBoe1.pri, whole genome shotgun sequence DNA segment encodes these proteins:
- the basp1 gene encoding brain acid soluble protein 1 homolog: MGGKLSKKKKGYNVNDDKAKDKDAKAEGASAEESEAPKDKKDEATEATDTKEVANDKAAKEAPAADAAAPKEEEKNAAPAAKESEKPATNSEPKTEAPKSAEPAKAEEKPTAAAPAKEAPAAKEPEAKAAAPAPAAESKGEADAKKTEAPAAPAAKAEAAPAASPDPKPTEAAVAPVPPKEAAAAPPSSTPAAEPPTKEVNATEAPSKDQTVAVQD, encoded by the coding sequence ATGGGAGGCAAGCTCAGCAAAAAGAAGAAGGGATACAACGTAAACGATGACAAGGCCAAAGACAAGGATGCCAAAGCAGAGGGGGCCTCTGCTGAGGAGAGTGAAGCTCCAAAAGACAAGAAAGACGAAGCAACGGAGGCCACCGACACTAAAGAGGTAGCAAATGATAAAGCTGCCAAAGAGGCACCAGCAGCCGATGCTGCAGCAccaaaagaagaggaaaagaatgCCGCTCCTGCAGCAAAGGAGTCCGAAAAGCCCGCCACCAACTCTGAGCCGAAAACAGAGGCGCCCAAGAGCGCAGAACCCGCCAAGGCCGAGGAGAAACCAACTGCTGCGGCCCCGGCCAAAGAAGCCCCTGCCGCCAAGGAGCCTGAGGCCAAGGCTGCTGCACCCGCCCCGGCAGCCGAGAGCAAAGGTGAGGCCGACGCCAAAAAGACTGAGGCCCCCGCGGCACCAGCAGCCAAAGCCGAGGCGGCCCCGGCTGCCTCTCCTGACCCCAAGCCCACAGAGGCGGCGGTGGCTCCCGTGCCACCCAAAGAGGCCGCCGCTGCACCACCTAGTTCAACACCAGCCGCCGAACCTCCAACCAAGGAGGTCAACGCCACAGAGGCACCAAGCAAGGATCAAACCGTAGCAGTTCAAGATTAA